From Spartinivicinus ruber, the proteins below share one genomic window:
- a CDS encoding ABC transporter ATP-binding protein: MEENILHTQQIVRRFGGGKTLLGKQKPTVHAIRGIDLQVQQGEILGVVGESGCGKSTLAKMLVGLDKPSEGNIYFHKQNLAVFAKQNRHELCRQIQYVFQDPLSALNPRKTIGDILSTPMVHLLYMNQANRTEQLQTLMSDISLPTDFLQRYPHELSGGQAQRIGIARTLTVKPSLLILDEPVSALDVSVQAQILNLLSNLKNRYQLTYVFISHDLSVVEAISDRVIVMYFGRVVEQGPAQTLFNNPSHHYTRLLLDSVPMPGKPLVVEAANTTELPDPFFPPPGCAFAPRCPKATEHCRQVMPELQQMKYTNHQVACHFPLEEIE, encoded by the coding sequence ATGGAAGAGAATATATTACATACACAACAAATAGTTCGCCGATTTGGTGGGGGAAAAACTTTATTAGGCAAGCAAAAGCCTACAGTACACGCTATTCGTGGTATTGATCTGCAAGTTCAACAAGGCGAAATCCTTGGAGTGGTTGGGGAATCTGGTTGCGGTAAATCCACTCTGGCTAAAATGCTAGTGGGACTTGATAAACCTTCTGAAGGAAACATTTATTTCCATAAACAAAATCTTGCTGTCTTTGCTAAACAAAATCGACATGAATTATGCCGACAAATTCAGTATGTATTTCAAGACCCCCTCAGTGCCCTTAACCCACGAAAAACCATTGGTGACATTTTATCTACTCCAATGGTTCATCTGCTCTACATGAATCAAGCAAACCGAACAGAGCAACTGCAAACACTGATGTCAGACATCAGTCTACCTACTGACTTTTTACAACGCTACCCTCATGAACTGTCTGGTGGTCAAGCCCAACGAATAGGTATCGCCCGCACACTAACAGTTAAACCAAGCCTATTAATTCTGGATGAGCCAGTTTCAGCTTTAGATGTATCTGTGCAAGCGCAAATACTCAATTTGTTGTCAAACTTAAAAAACCGTTACCAACTCACTTATGTATTTATCAGCCATGATTTATCTGTGGTAGAAGCCATTAGTGACCGGGTGATAGTAATGTATTTTGGCCGGGTAGTAGAACAAGGACCAGCACAAACCTTATTTAACAACCCAAGCCACCATTACACTCGGTTATTACTAGATTCTGTACCAATGCCTGGTAAACCTCTAGTTGTTGAAGCGGCCAACACCACAGAATTACCAGACCCATTTTTTCCACCACCTGGTTGTGCCTTTGCCCCCCGTTGCCCAAAAGCAACAGAGCACTGCAGACAAGTAATGCCAGAATTACAGCAAATGAAGTATACAAACCACCAAGTAGCCTGTCATTTTCCTCTGGAAGAAATAGAATAA
- a CDS encoding dipeptide/oligopeptide/nickel ABC transporter permease/ATP-binding protein, whose product MTVQTSTAQISRPSAWQLFANNRLAFIGLIIFLVLLLLALTAPLLPLARPAETALTQRLLPPLSSESAFLGTDHLGRDLLSRLIWGTRISLVVGISATLVAAIIGSTIGLLAGYFGGRIDNLFMRSIDMLMAFPYILLALVIVAALGPGLMNALYAIAIVNIPFFARNIRGATLGLSQQAFIDAARLSGKGNSLILITEILPNVMPTIVITMATTIGWMILETAGLSFIGLGAQPPQADLGSMLGEGRKLLFTAPHVSIIPGLMIFALVMSINLISDGIRDVLDPRLKSGIMSRPTAATVVKHANNIQKQLITSKINGLKVTSLQTEFHLGKTVYKAVGGVDFNIQPGECLGIIGESGSGKSVTAMSISRLVSSPPGQIVDGQVLLDKQDILSLPLTQLQHVRGNKIAYVFQDPLSALHPLFTIGEQITEAIRAHQPISYQQAWQIAIDWLKKVKMPNPEQRAKCYPHQLSGGMRQRAVIAMALVNQANLLIADEPTTALDVTVQAQILKLLRTLQKQTKAALLFITHDFGVVSAMCERIAIMYAGRIIESGPTHIVLTKPAHPYTQKLINCVPTLGKNNQQLATIEGLPPSMNQLPKGCHFADRCSQVEDSCRQQPIELMGLSKEHTVRCIKPLNQ is encoded by the coding sequence ATGACTGTCCAAACATCGACAGCTCAAATCTCCAGGCCATCTGCCTGGCAACTATTTGCCAACAACCGGTTGGCTTTTATTGGGCTCATTATTTTTTTAGTTTTGTTACTATTAGCATTAACAGCCCCTTTGTTGCCGTTAGCTCGTCCAGCTGAAACAGCTTTAACTCAACGATTACTCCCTCCTCTCAGCAGTGAAAGTGCATTTCTAGGTACAGATCACTTAGGTCGAGATTTATTATCCCGCCTGATATGGGGCACTCGAATCAGTTTAGTGGTTGGTATTTCTGCTACTTTAGTAGCAGCCATTATAGGCTCCACTATTGGCCTATTGGCAGGTTATTTTGGTGGTCGCATTGACAATTTATTCATGCGAAGCATTGATATGCTAATGGCATTTCCCTATATACTGCTTGCGCTGGTCATTGTTGCAGCCCTAGGGCCAGGCTTAATGAACGCACTTTACGCTATTGCCATTGTCAACATTCCCTTCTTTGCCCGTAATATTCGCGGTGCAACCTTAGGCTTATCTCAACAAGCGTTTATTGATGCAGCCCGCCTTTCAGGAAAAGGCAACAGTTTAATTCTAATCACTGAAATATTGCCTAATGTCATGCCTACGATTGTTATTACTATGGCCACCACCATTGGTTGGATGATTTTAGAAACAGCAGGATTAAGTTTTATAGGACTAGGTGCCCAACCACCCCAGGCGGATTTAGGCTCTATGTTGGGAGAAGGCCGCAAACTATTATTTACTGCACCTCATGTTTCTATTATACCTGGGTTAATGATTTTTGCTCTGGTTATGAGTATTAATTTAATCAGCGACGGTATCCGTGATGTCTTAGACCCCCGATTAAAGTCCGGTATTATGAGCCGACCAACCGCAGCCACCGTCGTTAAACACGCCAATAATATCCAAAAACAATTAATCACTAGCAAAATTAACGGATTAAAAGTAACAAGCTTACAAACTGAGTTTCACCTAGGTAAAACAGTCTATAAAGCAGTGGGCGGAGTTGACTTCAATATTCAGCCAGGAGAATGCTTAGGTATTATTGGGGAATCAGGCTCAGGCAAATCCGTCACAGCCATGTCCATTTCACGACTAGTGTCCTCTCCTCCAGGACAAATTGTTGATGGTCAAGTTTTGCTTGATAAACAGGACATATTATCGCTGCCACTCACACAGCTACAACATGTTCGCGGAAATAAAATAGCTTATGTTTTTCAAGACCCTCTTTCTGCCTTACATCCTCTGTTTACTATTGGTGAACAAATTACCGAAGCCATTCGTGCTCATCAACCTATTTCTTATCAGCAAGCCTGGCAAATCGCTATCGACTGGTTGAAAAAGGTAAAAATGCCTAACCCAGAACAACGAGCAAAATGTTATCCTCACCAATTATCAGGCGGCATGCGTCAACGAGCAGTCATTGCTATGGCACTTGTCAATCAAGCTAATCTATTAATTGCTGATGAGCCAACAACTGCATTGGATGTCACGGTACAAGCCCAGATATTAAAATTATTACGTACACTTCAGAAACAAACGAAAGCGGCCTTATTATTTATTACTCACGATTTTGGGGTGGTTTCAGCTATGTGTGAACGGATTGCAATCATGTATGCCGGACGTATCATTGAGTCTGGCCCCACTCACATTGTATTAACAAAACCTGCTCATCCTTATACCCAAAAGTTGATTAATTGTGTACCTACATTAGGCAAAAACAACCAACAGCTTGCGACAATTGAAGGCTTACCACCATCAATGAATCAATTACCTAAAGGCTGCCACTTTGCGGACCGCTGCTCTCAAGTAGAAGATAGTTGTCGACAACAACCTATTGAATTAATGGGTTTATCAAAGGAGCATACGGTACGATGTATTAAACCACTTAACCAATAA